Within Sphingomonas piscis, the genomic segment GGCGCTTTCCAGTGGCACTTCCCTACAGCGTTCGTAAACATACAAAAGACGCCCGGAGCTACCGAGCTAAGACGGGCTTCGGGGTCGAAAGCAGACGTTCGTCGTTGATCTCTGATGACCCTACCGCATACGCCTGATGGTCGATATTTCGTGCAAATCGGGAAGGCTGGTCCGAGGCTGTGGCGAGCTGCCAATCCTCACCTCTGCGCAGAGGAGCGACAACGGCTCACCCGCCACCTGATGAGAGCGCGGCGGCAAGTTTCCTCTGCAACGGTGGAAGAAGAACGCAAACTTGCCCGAGCTGCCGTTGACGAGGCGAAATGTGGTTTAGGTGAACGTGGTCCAGTGTGGTGGGATGATGGCTCTCCTGACTGCAACAGGGTGCTGGTCAAGAACTCTCCCTACGCTGAGTGGTGGTCCAGCACTCAGAAGAAAACCTAGTTTGGCGAAGTGGCTGGCGCATCGTGCGTGAGATAGCGCTTGACCCCAAGATAAGCGCATAAGCACTCGTTAGCCGATTGGTGCTATCCGGTGGCTCATGAAGCGCCACTTTGCTCTTACTATCACACTCTTCCTGACCGAGCCTGGCTTTGCACAGGAGATCGTCTCCGGCGTCGGAAAGGCCGCTGATGGCGACACCTTGACCCTTGGCGCGGACCGTATTCGGCTATTTGGAATAGACGCTCCGGAGCTTAATCAAACTTGCGAGCGCTCTGGGCAAAGGTGGAACTGCGGCGAGGAAGCCAAGGTGCGCTTGGCTTCGCTTATCTCTCGGGGGATCTCGTGCTCAACGAACGGCACGGACGACTTTGGCCGGTTGCTTGCCCGGTGCTCGCTGAATGGGGTCGACCTCAACCAGCTTATGGTCACCTCAGGCTTCGCAGTGGCATTCCGGCGCTACTCGTTGGATTATGTCAGCGCAGAGGAAAAGGCACGAGCAGCTAAGCGCGGCATCTGGGCTGGATCATTCCAGATGCCATCCGATTACCGGCAATCTGGACGGGGAGGTAGACCAGATAAGTGGGTCGTCACTACGAACCGTGTGGGTCCGATTTCGCGAGCTGCTGAGGAAGCAACAAGCAGCTCAAATTCCCTCCGCACCGCCTGTGACATCAAGGGCAATCGTAACCGTAAGGGGCAGTGGATCTACCATATGCCGGAAATGCCGTACTATGGCTCAACACGGGCCGAACAGATGTTTTGCAGTGAGGCCGAGGCCCAAGCTGCAGGGTACCGCCGAGCAATCGTCCGCTGACTTGCCTGAGCCGCCGCGGGTTAGCGCTCTGATTTGGGATTATCGTGGATCATCCACCACACAATAGCGGAAGCAATGATTGCAGCCGCTGGGGGAAACACTGCCAGTGCCAGGAAAATGGCAAACGCGATTGCCAGCATGGCGACTAAGAGCAGACTGCCCTTCATCTGCTAATCTGACCGGGTTGCGGAAGATCGTCTAATCCAACTATCAGTAGTACGATCGCACACCATCAAGTCAGGATAGGGCCGGCACAACAGCCCAGCCGCATCCGGCGGACCATCAAGCCAGTCACCCCAATGCTCGCGCTTCAGGATCACCGGCATGCGGTCGTGAACATGGGCGACGTGGATGCACGCCTCAGTCATCACCATCGAATAAGCCGCGCCCCATTCCGGCGTGTCGCGCCATAGACCAGCAACGGCGAACACCTCCTGATCGGGAAGAGTGAACCAGGTCCGGGTCTTGGCCCCCTTCTCCCCCTCGGCTTCGGCGAACGACGATATGGGGATGAGGCAGCGCCGCTCCTGAAAGCTGAAGCGCCACATGAAGGTGTCGAGCTTGTCGGCCCGAGCATTGTTGACCGGCTTGGGCTTCAGCGGCTGGCCATTCTTGCCCTTCAGCACCAAGGGAAAGCCCCAGATCATCGAGCGCACCTGGAGGGCTTTTGCCGAACCGCCTCCGGCTTGGGGCGCAACAACAATACCCGGATAGCCGGGATAGACCTCACCGCCGCCCGCATTGCCGACGTCGCCAAGCGTGGCGTCGAACAGCTGGGCGATCTCGGCATTCGACTTCTTGAGACGGTAGAGGTTGCACATGACGGACAGCTTATCGGAAGCTGCGCCTTGCTCAATCCCGCAAGCGCCGATGCAGCTGCTTCCACGCCGCCTCGCCCTGCGGGAACGGGTCGGAGCCCGGCTTGTCAGGAACAGCGCTCAGGTGCGCATTGCGGGCGCCGCACTGCTTGCAAACCAGCCGGGTGCTGAGGCTGGCAAGGTTCGGGTTCCAGCTGCGAAGCATGCAGAAGCGGGCAAAGCGTTCGGCATGGAACAGCCTAACATGCTGGCAGGTGCGGCACTCGATCTTCAGGCTTGCCTTGTTGCGGGCAAGGTCGTGCAGGTCCTTGAGGCGGGTATTGGCCGACACGTCACAATGGCAACGGCATCTGGTTGACGTCCGGCACCGTCAGAGGCTCGTCCAGCCGCTCGATGATCGTCGCCGCCAGTGCATCGGCCGCCCGCTCCCGCAACGCCGCGTCGCGTACGGTCAGGCCAAGGCGCACCCAGGTCGGGGAGGTCTGAAGAATCAGGGAAAGTCGTTCTCGGTCCATTTGCTGGTGAGAACATAACAGGAACGGTTCGGCAAGACGTCGACTCAGCCGAGGTCCGCTTGGGATTGATCGCCGACCCTCAGCGAACGTCCGGAATGGGTGGAAAGTGGACGTTAGTTGTAGGCCCTCGGGAAGCGCAGGTTCTACCAGTACAGGCCAGTTTTGAGACATTGCTGCCACCGACGATATGCTCTCGCCTTGCCCGTGCTGTCGCTGGCGAGTGCAGCGTCAGCCTGAAACTTTTGCTCACACTCCTTACGATCACCTTTGGCAGCAGCGCCCTTCGCCTTTGCCGTGGCCGTCGTGGCTGGACCCAGAAGCGCCCTCATCTCGGGTGATTGAGCGTAAGCGGCCGGATTTTTCCCATCCTCGTCGCGTGCATTCCGGCTTGCACCGTGCTCCAGAAGGATCTTAGCCGCGTCAAGGCGATCTCGCTCAGCCGCAATATGAAGAAGGGTGGTCCCACCGTCCTTCGCGTTAGCATCCACGCAATCATCGAGCAGCGCCGCCAGTTCTTCCGGATGATTGTACCAGATCGCGTCGCGCGCCTTCAAGATTGGTCGAAGCGCAGGCGATCGGCCGTCGTTGACCTTCTCCGCGCGAACCGCGGCACACATACCAGCGCCATTTTTTGGACCGGGCGCAGACCGCGTCGGCTGAGCTGGCAGATCACTCGCAATTTCGTCCGCAGATGCTCCGGTCGTCGCTCGTGTTTCCTGAGCCTGTGCTTTGGCCAGCAGCACCTTAATCGTGCTTGTCATCGCCATGTCGTAAGGCGTCGATCCGCGGGCAGACTTCAAGGTGGGGTCCGCTCCACGCTGCAGCAGTGCTCTGACCATCTCCAGATTGCCATTGTCAGCCGCGTAGTGGAGCAGCGAGTACCCTTCGTCTGTCTGCATGTTGATGTCGAACTGACCGCTGTCGATCAGCTTCAGAGCATCCTCATTCTTCTTGATGCCCATGTAGTAACGAGCATCGTCAAACGGGTCCCCAGCCATCGCGCTGGTGGAAACGAGCGCCAGCGCTCCGGCGGCAACAAGCAAACGCAACTTCATGAAACAACCCCTGAATTCGGCACGCACCCAATTAGACTTAAGCGCCTACTGAACCTCCGTGCCTTTCCAAAAGGTTAGTTGACGAAATTCCTTCTTTCTACTGCGATGTGATGCAGAATGAGCGTCCCATAGCCTACGCAATGGGTGGAACGCGGACGTTGGTCGCTTTACCATGTGCGCATGGATGCCTCAGCATTTGAGCTTCGGTGCAAGCGTGCATTGCGCAACGGCACGTGGTTTGCAGGAGTTTTCACCGCAGGATGTGCCTTCCTGACGATAGCTCTACGCGCGGGTTGGTATGGACGTGCACAGGATGCCAGCCTGACTGCTGCTCTCACACTACTGGGAGCTTTCCTGTTCATCGCGGCGCTGCTGGCTAGAAGGGTCTTTCTGCCGAAACCCTGAATGTCCGCAATGGGTCGATTGCAGACCTTCGCTGAAAGGCCGGAATGGGTGGAAAGCAGACATAAGCGGGATAAGCTTGATCGGCACAACCTGGCCGAACGCAGCCTGCCGGAATTTGGCTCGAGATTGCTCATCCGGCCGGATCAGATTCTTCTTCCCAGCAGCTGACCTTGGACACGTCGGTCATTCAACTCCAGCCAGCACTGAGGGGTCAGCCCCCGATGCTGACCCACCCACTGTTAACGCGTAGCCGTTCAGACAGCCCGGTTCTTAGTGACGAGCCGGTAGAGGAACAGGAGAAGGATGGCGCCCGCCGTCGCAATCACGATATTGAGGATATTGCCGCCGCCGATACCAAGCTGGCTGGCGACAAATCCGCCAACCACACCCCCCACAATGCCGATGAGGATTGTGATCAATATGCCGCCTGGATCCTTGCCAGGCATAATCCACTTGGCAAGCACGCCAGCGATCAAACCGACGATGATCCAGCCCAGAATACCATATTCCATGCAGTCCTCCCTGTTCGCACTGCTCTGCCCTAGAAGCGGGACATCGAGGGGCTTAACCCGCCAAGATAGTCTCGCCAAGAGAGGTCCTGAAACTGGCTGGCCAAGCCCCGGTTCTTACGCATCGCGACGGCATCCGGAACATTCCGCACGCACCCGAACCAATTAATTGCCTATGCGTATTTGCAGTGGAAGGGTTCCAATTCTTGAGCGGGAGGTTTCTCAATGAACATCGAACAATTGCTGCAACAGACCAATGCGGCTGAGATGATTGCGCGGGAGCTTAACATTGACCCGG encodes:
- a CDS encoding DUF6771 family protein, whose amino-acid sequence is MDRERLSLILQTSPTWVRLGLTVRDAALRERAADALAATIIERLDEPLTVPDVNQMPLPL
- a CDS encoding ankyrin repeat domain-containing protein encodes the protein MRAEFRGCFMKLRLLVAAGALALVSTSAMAGDPFDDARYYMGIKKNEDALKLIDSGQFDINMQTDEGYSLLHYAADNGNLEMVRALLQRGADPTLKSARGSTPYDMAMTSTIKVLLAKAQAQETRATTGASADEIASDLPAQPTRSAPGPKNGAGMCAAVRAEKVNDGRSPALRPILKARDAIWYNHPEELAALLDDCVDANAKDGGTTLLHIAAERDRLDAAKILLEHGASRNARDEDGKNPAAYAQSPEMRALLGPATTATAKAKGAAAKGDRKECEQKFQADAALASDSTGKARAYRRWQQCLKTGLYW
- a CDS encoding thermonuclease family protein: MKRHFALTITLFLTEPGFAQEIVSGVGKAADGDTLTLGADRIRLFGIDAPELNQTCERSGQRWNCGEEAKVRLASLISRGISCSTNGTDDFGRLLARCSLNGVDLNQLMVTSGFAVAFRRYSLDYVSAEEKARAAKRGIWAGSFQMPSDYRQSGRGGRPDKWVVTTNRVGPISRAAEEATSSSNSLRTACDIKGNRNRKGQWIYHMPEMPYYGSTRAEQMFCSEAEAQAAGYRRAIVR
- a CDS encoding SOS response-associated peptidase gives rise to the protein MCNLYRLKKSNAEIAQLFDATLGDVGNAGGGEVYPGYPGIVVAPQAGGGSAKALQVRSMIWGFPLVLKGKNGQPLKPKPVNNARADKLDTFMWRFSFQERRCLIPISSFAEAEGEKGAKTRTWFTLPDQEVFAVAGLWRDTPEWGAAYSMVMTEACIHVAHVHDRMPVILKREHWGDWLDGPPDAAGLLCRPYPDLMVCDRTTDSWIRRSSATRSD
- a CDS encoding GlsB/YeaQ/YmgE family stress response membrane protein codes for the protein MEYGILGWIIVGLIAGVLAKWIMPGKDPGGILITILIGIVGGVVGGFVASQLGIGGGNILNIVIATAGAILLLFLYRLVTKNRAV